One genomic segment of Pelagerythrobacter marensis includes these proteins:
- a CDS encoding LysR substrate-binding domain-containing protein — MHELVAFEAAARHRSFTGAAVELNLTQGAISRAVAALEQRLRTPLFKRVRQRVSLTPVGRDYQDQVRALLGQLNTATRQAMSAGTVEQTLHIATLPTFGIHWLTPRLPQFLALHPHVTVNLASRTRPFSFEAEGFDLAIHHGEDAWPGGTLRRIVDETMVPMCSPEYREAKAIEAPSDLGRATLIHLRTRPAAWAEWHAAAGLRGDGAYRGPVYDQFGMAVSGAAAGLGVALLPELFAAEQIEDGKLVTLFDLELRTGSAYYIVLPEAGDKPAAVDFAEWLATQLPG; from the coding sequence ATGCACGAACTCGTCGCGTTCGAAGCCGCCGCGCGCCATCGCAGCTTCACCGGCGCGGCGGTGGAACTGAACCTGACGCAAGGGGCGATCAGCCGGGCAGTCGCTGCGCTGGAACAGCGGTTGCGCACGCCGCTGTTCAAACGCGTCCGCCAGCGCGTGAGCCTGACCCCTGTGGGCCGCGACTATCAGGATCAGGTGCGCGCCCTGTTGGGGCAGCTCAACACCGCGACGCGGCAGGCCATGTCGGCAGGGACGGTGGAACAGACGCTCCATATCGCGACGCTACCGACATTCGGCATACACTGGCTGACACCGCGCCTGCCGCAGTTCCTGGCCCTGCACCCGCACGTAACGGTCAACCTGGCATCGCGGACACGCCCGTTTTCGTTCGAGGCCGAAGGCTTCGACCTGGCGATCCATCATGGAGAGGATGCCTGGCCCGGTGGGACCCTGCGGCGCATTGTCGACGAGACGATGGTGCCAATGTGCAGCCCTGAATATCGGGAGGCCAAAGCAATCGAAGCTCCTTCCGACCTGGGGCGGGCAACGCTGATCCATCTCAGGACCAGACCCGCGGCCTGGGCCGAATGGCATGCCGCGGCCGGGCTGCGCGGGGACGGCGCCTATCGCGGCCCCGTTTACGACCAGTTCGGCATGGCCGTATCCGGCGCGGCGGCGGGTCTGGGCGTGGCGCTCCTCCCCGAACTGTTCGCGGCGGAGCAGATCGAGGATGGCAAACTGGTTACGCTGTTCGATCTGGAACTGCGCACGGGCAGTGCATATTACATCGTGCTGCCGGAAGCGGGCGACAAGCCAGCCGCAGTGGACTTCGCCGAATGGCTGGCCACCCAACTGCCGGGGTAA
- a CDS encoding formylglycine-generating enzyme family protein translates to MAASPQGEARYQEAVPEMVAVPGGTFAMGATVDRGYGPIDGPTRQVTVAPFHLAAHEVTLDAFRRFTEETGYVSAGKCNVYTDDTSWHIDPDRNWQTPGFVQAADHPVVCVSWRDTQAFIGWLNAATGRQYRLPSEAEWEYVATLADLGDTRGGGPGVTHELANIGKVKCCGGKAEGRDVWIETAPVGSFPADRLGLYDIRGNVWEWQADCYHDDYVGAPADGSARGECPTGGYHSIRGGSYGDAGEFLEERFRLRGPEDQGFFTVGFRLAHSAEGANKGR, encoded by the coding sequence GTGGCGGCTTCGCCTCAGGGTGAGGCGCGGTATCAGGAGGCAGTGCCGGAAATGGTCGCTGTTCCCGGCGGGACTTTCGCCATGGGCGCGACGGTCGATCGCGGATATGGCCCGATCGACGGCCCGACACGCCAGGTCACCGTCGCTCCGTTCCACCTTGCTGCGCACGAAGTGACCCTGGACGCCTTCCGCCGATTTACTGAGGAAACCGGCTATGTCTCGGCCGGAAAGTGCAACGTCTATACCGACGATACCAGCTGGCACATCGACCCGGATCGCAACTGGCAGACACCGGGATTTGTCCAGGCCGCCGATCATCCTGTGGTCTGCGTGAGCTGGCGCGATACCCAGGCGTTCATCGGCTGGCTGAATGCCGCGACCGGCAGGCAATATCGCCTGCCGAGCGAAGCGGAGTGGGAATACGTCGCGACCCTGGCCGATCTCGGCGACACGCGGGGCGGCGGTCCCGGCGTGACGCACGAACTCGCCAATATTGGTAAGGTGAAATGTTGCGGCGGCAAGGCCGAAGGGCGCGATGTGTGGATCGAAACCGCGCCGGTCGGCAGCTTTCCCGCCGATCGGCTGGGTCTCTACGATATTCGCGGCAACGTGTGGGAATGGCAGGCCGACTGCTATCACGACGATTACGTTGGCGCGCCCGCTGATGGCTCGGCCAGGGGCGAATGCCCCACTGGGGGATACCATTCGATACGTGGCGGTTCCTACGGCGATGCGGGCGAATTTCTGGAAGAACGTTTTCGGCTTCGCGGACCGGAAGACCAGGGCTTTTTCACCGTCGGCTTCCGGCTCGCGCATTCTGCCGAAGGGGCGAATAAGGGACGCTGA
- a CDS encoding LpqB family beta-propeller domain-containing protein → MALGANRKNLFGSVSLLVALASAQPAIAAPEILETPTREVTLTLSEGTWMSTDVSPDGQTIVFDLLNDIYAIPAAGGEARVILSGPATQRSPQISPDGRKILYLSDASGADNIWIANLDGSEPRQISHETADMITAPSWSPDGSAIVATKTSTSVFDMRTSELVAFDLQGEQQRQLVAPPESGKDVQEPRYSPDGRYLYYTERVGGIHYVHLNPNLSNFVIRRRDLQSGEAVDLISGFGSATSPQVSPDGSAIAFVRRVGAKTVLFRYDIATGRQNAVYDELARDLQADYLAQEHYYPAFDWFPDNRHVAVWAKGELVKVDMRTGEAADIPFRANARHEIHRAVRTELDLAPDRVDVKVVRQIAPSPGGNEILFRALGRIWRQDMAGDAPPRPLTDSDAAQTDPRWSADGRWIAYVEWDDESGSTLRLRSAEGDEEKVLVRSGGIIAEPVFANSGRQIAYRILDPDTQMGGAHDVAGLYVVGVDGRQPRYLAPARGVARFSPDDQRIYFMGLPDFDARRAVILRSVAAQGGDIRDHAYAETADTGDFTLSPDLEWIAFKEFQELNVMPFRPAGEPIAITARNNPAARLLTRSGGFELAWSDVSGQLFWTLGPDVFATRPDAGGVVEKPAHSVALSAPADVPQGSIAFVNARILPMTGDDTIIENGAVVVEGNRITAVGPAGEVAIPDAAKIYDLTGKTLMPGFFDAHGHIDCCYGTGAMPQKHAVRYAALAYGVTTNFDPYANELPSYETGEMTIAGLMVSPRWLTTGHVIYGRSGKPDRVFNRIRNLDDARAVIRRKAAIGGTVLKSYKLTTREQKQWLLQAAAEEGLMVDAEGAGHFYDNVSMILDGYTNLEHNLPVATYYDDLLQLFRNSQMSTTPTLVVTFGELFGENYIYQNQEPWKAPKVRTFIPGINNAYNPIQGPSDAPLYVRAMQSVHQADELYDVGFRSVARSIKRLDDAGVVVNVGSHGQAAGIALHWEMQLLAEGGMAPMRILRAATINGAKTWGLDHQLGSIEPGKLADLIVLERDPLADIQNSDSVIYTMVNGRLYDSATMNEIGNYDRPRTKFYWEMSDQHGIDWNPAWAGSARQR, encoded by the coding sequence ATGGCATTGGGTGCTAACCGGAAGAATCTGTTTGGAAGCGTTTCGCTGCTTGTCGCCCTGGCAAGCGCTCAGCCGGCGATCGCCGCGCCCGAGATACTGGAAACGCCCACACGCGAGGTGACGCTCACCCTCAGCGAAGGCACCTGGATGAGCACCGACGTCAGCCCCGATGGGCAAACGATCGTTTTCGATCTGCTCAACGACATCTATGCGATACCGGCGGCCGGCGGCGAAGCCCGGGTGATCCTTTCCGGCCCTGCGACCCAGCGCAGCCCGCAAATCAGCCCGGATGGCCGCAAGATCCTCTACCTCAGCGATGCAAGCGGCGCGGACAATATCTGGATTGCCAATCTGGACGGTTCCGAGCCGCGCCAGATCAGTCACGAAACGGCGGACATGATCACGGCGCCTTCGTGGTCGCCCGACGGAAGCGCCATCGTTGCGACCAAGACGAGCACCTCGGTGTTCGATATGCGCACCTCGGAACTGGTCGCATTCGACCTGCAGGGTGAGCAGCAGCGGCAACTGGTCGCGCCGCCGGAAAGCGGCAAGGATGTGCAGGAACCGCGCTATTCCCCCGATGGCCGCTATCTCTATTATACGGAACGGGTTGGGGGGATCCACTATGTCCACCTCAATCCCAACCTCAGCAATTTTGTCATCCGCCGGCGCGACTTGCAGAGCGGCGAGGCGGTCGATCTGATTTCCGGCTTCGGGAGCGCAACGTCCCCCCAGGTTTCGCCCGACGGATCGGCGATAGCCTTCGTCCGGCGGGTGGGGGCAAAAACCGTGCTGTTCCGTTACGACATTGCGACCGGCCGACAGAACGCGGTCTACGACGAACTCGCCCGCGATCTCCAGGCCGACTATCTGGCGCAGGAGCACTATTATCCCGCGTTCGACTGGTTTCCCGACAATCGGCACGTGGCCGTCTGGGCCAAGGGTGAATTGGTCAAAGTCGACATGCGAACCGGCGAAGCCGCCGACATTCCCTTCCGCGCGAATGCCCGGCACGAGATTCATCGGGCCGTGCGTACCGAACTGGACCTGGCGCCCGACCGCGTTGACGTAAAGGTCGTCCGCCAGATCGCTCCGTCGCCTGGCGGCAACGAGATTCTTTTTCGCGCGCTGGGGCGCATCTGGCGCCAGGACATGGCTGGCGATGCTCCGCCGCGCCCCCTGACCGATAGCGATGCCGCCCAGACCGATCCGCGATGGTCTGCCGATGGTCGCTGGATTGCTTACGTCGAATGGGATGACGAGTCGGGCAGCACGCTTCGCCTGCGCAGCGCCGAAGGGGATGAGGAAAAAGTCCTGGTGCGCAGCGGCGGGATCATTGCCGAGCCGGTGTTTGCCAACAGCGGCCGACAGATCGCCTACCGCATTCTCGACCCCGATACCCAGATGGGCGGCGCGCACGACGTTGCGGGGCTCTACGTCGTTGGCGTCGATGGCAGGCAGCCGCGCTATCTGGCGCCGGCCAGGGGGGTGGCGCGCTTCTCCCCCGATGATCAGCGGATCTATTTCATGGGGCTGCCGGACTTCGATGCCCGGCGCGCCGTAATCCTGCGCAGCGTCGCGGCGCAAGGCGGCGACATACGCGACCACGCATATGCCGAAACCGCCGATACCGGGGATTTCACGCTGAGCCCCGATCTTGAATGGATCGCATTCAAGGAATTCCAGGAACTGAACGTGATGCCGTTTCGGCCCGCCGGCGAGCCGATCGCGATCACCGCGCGGAACAACCCGGCGGCCCGCCTGCTGACTCGCTCGGGCGGTTTCGAACTGGCATGGAGTGACGTTTCCGGTCAGCTTTTCTGGACGCTCGGCCCGGATGTCTTCGCAACGCGTCCCGATGCGGGCGGGGTTGTGGAGAAGCCGGCACACTCGGTCGCGCTAAGCGCGCCGGCCGACGTGCCGCAAGGCAGCATAGCCTTCGTCAACGCGCGCATTCTGCCGATGACGGGCGACGACACGATCATCGAAAACGGGGCCGTGGTGGTCGAAGGCAATCGCATCACTGCGGTGGGGCCGGCGGGTGAGGTGGCGATACCGGATGCGGCCAAAATATACGACCTGACGGGCAAGACGCTGATGCCCGGCTTCTTCGATGCGCACGGTCACATCGATTGCTGTTACGGAACCGGCGCCATGCCGCAGAAGCACGCCGTCCGCTACGCGGCGCTGGCTTATGGTGTGACGACCAACTTCGATCCTTATGCGAACGAGCTGCCGAGTTACGAAACCGGCGAAATGACCATCGCCGGCCTGATGGTCAGCCCGCGCTGGCTGACGACGGGGCATGTCATCTACGGGCGGTCGGGGAAGCCCGATCGCGTCTTCAACCGGATCCGCAATCTCGATGATGCCCGCGCCGTAATTCGCCGCAAGGCCGCCATCGGTGGCACGGTGCTGAAAAGCTACAAGCTGACCACGCGCGAGCAGAAGCAATGGCTGCTGCAGGCTGCCGCGGAAGAAGGGCTGATGGTCGACGCAGAAGGGGCGGGCCACTTCTACGACAACGTGTCGATGATCCTCGATGGGTACACCAACCTGGAACACAATCTGCCGGTCGCGACGTATTATGACGACCTGCTGCAGCTGTTCAGAAATTCGCAAATGTCCACGACGCCCACGCTCGTGGTGACGTTCGGTGAACTGTTCGGCGAGAACTATATCTACCAGAACCAGGAACCGTGGAAGGCGCCGAAGGTCCGCACCTTCATTCCCGGGATCAACAATGCCTACAACCCGATCCAGGGGCCTTCGGACGCGCCGCTCTATGTGCGGGCGATGCAATCGGTCCATCAGGCGGATGAACTGTACGACGTCGGTTTCCGTTCGGTCGCGCGTTCGATCAAGCGGCTCGACGATGCAGGCGTGGTCGTAAATGTCGGGTCCCACGGACAGGCGGCAGGCATTGCGCTCCATTGGGAAATGCAGTTGCTGGCGGAAGGCGGAATGGCACCGATGCGCATCCTGCGTGCCGCCACGATCAACGGCGCGAAGACCTGGGGCCTCGATCATCAGCTCGGATCGATAGAGCCCGGGAAGCTCGCGGACCTTATCGTTCTGGAACGGGACCCGCTGGCCGATATCCAGAACTCCGACAGCGTTATCTACACGATGGTCAATGGGCGGCTCTACGATTCCGCGACGATGAACGAAATCGGCAATTACGACCGGCCACGAACCAAGTTCTATTGGGAGATGAGCGATCAGCACGGAATCGACTGGAACCCGGCCTGGGCCGGCAGCGCGCGCCAGCGCTAA
- a CDS encoding GNAT family N-acetyltransferase: protein MADASAQPSIETMNLADMSAVLAIQSRTYPPSLIEDEAVFLNRLALPCSYCLSARIAGEAVGYLLAYGWRDGSPPPIGAIVEGNDPGEVLFIHDLAVSETGRGLGIGKLLVDHALAAAARDKLHEAQLVAVEGAHEYWHRLGFLEPPVSGELKTKLSSYGARARWMTRSIPTEHPVPRGDGTASSP from the coding sequence ATGGCCGATGCAAGCGCACAACCGTCGATTGAAACGATGAACCTTGCGGATATGTCCGCGGTGCTTGCTATCCAGTCGCGTACATATCCACCCTCGCTCATCGAAGACGAAGCGGTATTCCTCAACCGCCTGGCCCTGCCCTGTTCCTATTGTCTGTCCGCCAGGATAGCGGGCGAGGCCGTGGGCTACCTGCTCGCGTATGGATGGCGCGACGGCTCGCCGCCGCCCATTGGGGCGATCGTCGAAGGCAATGATCCTGGCGAAGTGCTGTTCATCCACGATCTCGCCGTATCGGAGACCGGGCGGGGCCTCGGCATCGGCAAGCTGCTTGTCGACCACGCCCTCGCCGCTGCGGCGCGCGACAAGCTGCACGAAGCGCAACTGGTGGCGGTGGAAGGTGCGCATGAATACTGGCACCGGCTGGGCTTTCTGGAACCACCCGTGTCAGGCGAACTGAAGACGAAGCTCTCCAGCTACGGTGCCCGCGCCAGATGGATGACGCGCAGTATCCCTACAGAGCACCCGGTCCCTCGCGGCGACGGAACGGCATC